In Pelosinus sp. UFO1, one genomic interval encodes:
- a CDS encoding DUF512 domain-containing protein yields MVYSGIIAKVMPNSIAEEVGLESGDRLLAVDGENIRDIIDLSFALADDCVEILVEKKNGEQEILEIEKEYDEDLGIEFESAVFDGVRRCANKCIFCFVDQMAPGMRESLYVKDDDYRLSFLYGNFVTLTNLGPQDIKRIRQLHLSPLYISVHTTNGLLREKMLNNKNAGNIMTQLRTLIDSGVEMHTQIVLCPDINDGDELEKTINDLYALHPNVLSMAIVPVGLSRYRDACYTLQGFTPEKAHAVVDKITQWQKKCRDKSGTSFVYLSDEFYLTADLPIPAYEMYDNFPQLENGIGLVRNFLAEWQEEPLKMQGYTEPHYLDVVCGISAKKVLGPLLENLEIPNLTIRVLSVENVFFGTDITVSGLLTGQDICSTLDEVGGVRTGVIVPGSALKKGETIFLDNTTCDELEINLGVPVRAAYSATDLRQLLQAWR; encoded by the coding sequence GTGGTATATAGCGGTATTATTGCAAAAGTTATGCCAAATAGTATTGCTGAAGAAGTAGGATTAGAATCTGGAGATCGTTTGCTTGCCGTAGATGGAGAAAACATTCGAGATATCATTGATTTAAGCTTTGCTTTAGCAGATGACTGTGTAGAAATTTTAGTTGAGAAGAAGAACGGTGAACAGGAAATTCTTGAAATAGAGAAAGAGTATGATGAAGATTTAGGTATTGAATTTGAAAGCGCTGTTTTTGACGGTGTTCGTCGATGTGCTAATAAATGTATCTTTTGTTTTGTAGATCAGATGGCACCAGGTATGAGGGAAAGTCTATATGTCAAAGACGATGATTATCGATTATCATTTTTGTACGGAAACTTTGTAACATTAACAAATCTTGGCCCACAAGATATTAAGAGAATACGTCAGCTTCATTTGTCACCTTTATACATATCAGTGCATACTACAAATGGTCTTCTTCGTGAGAAAATGTTAAATAATAAAAATGCAGGAAACATCATGACACAACTACGTACACTAATTGATAGTGGCGTTGAAATGCATACACAGATCGTATTGTGTCCAGACATAAACGATGGGGACGAACTAGAAAAAACAATAAATGATTTATATGCATTGCATCCTAATGTATTGTCTATGGCAATTGTCCCTGTTGGCTTAAGTCGTTATCGGGATGCATGTTATACATTGCAGGGATTTACCCCTGAGAAGGCTCATGCAGTTGTCGATAAAATAACTCAATGGCAAAAAAAATGCCGTGATAAAAGTGGTACCTCCTTTGTATATTTATCGGATGAATTTTATCTTACAGCTGATTTGCCAATTCCAGCCTATGAGATGTATGATAATTTCCCTCAACTTGAAAATGGAATCGGTCTCGTTCGGAATTTCCTTGCTGAATGGCAGGAAGAACCACTTAAAATGCAAGGGTATACTGAGCCTCATTATTTAGATGTAGTTTGTGGCATATCTGCAAAAAAAGTATTAGGGCCTTTGTTAGAAAATTTAGAAATACCCAATTTGACGATTCGAGTGCTGTCCGTAGAAAATGTTTTCTTTGGTACGGATATAACGGTAAGTGGCTTATTAACTGGACAAGATATTTGTAGCACCTTAGATGAAGTTGGAGGAGTTAGAACTGGGGTTATAGTACCTGGATCAGCTCTAAAAAAAGGGGAAACAATATTTTTGGATAATACGACATGTGACGAATTAGAAATAAATTTAGGAGTACCTGTACGCGCCGCTTATAGTGCTACGGATTTAAGACAGTTATTACAAGCGTGGAGGTAA
- the fni gene encoding type 2 isopentenyl-diphosphate Delta-isomerase, with translation MRQSRKLDHLKYSLALTDGPGDSGFADISLIHNCLPDLAWNQIDISSSIAGIPLHHPLIINAITGGADDVAEINKSIAKFAHLTNTAMAVGSQYAALEYTDVKYSYKVVRENNPHGTIFANLGAYATPEEAQLAVEMIDAQGIQIHLNVAQEIVMKEGDRDFSGYLSNISRIVDKVKVPVIVKEVGCGIAREQAMLLADTGIRAIDVGGTGGTNFIAIEAARSQATINPDILSWGIPTVISAVETKSVLPTQVDMMVSGGVRSALDVVKSLALGGIATGMATPIIRMLCEKDIDYAVKWFQNFLYEIQSYMLFLGASSIRTLAETPIVITGHSKDWLTARGIDITNYATYKKHG, from the coding sequence GTGCGCCAGTCACGTAAATTAGATCATTTAAAATATTCTTTAGCTTTAACAGATGGCCCTGGTGACAGTGGTTTTGCAGATATTTCCTTGATACATAATTGTCTTCCTGATTTAGCTTGGAATCAAATTGATATTTCAAGTTCTATTGCTGGTATACCTCTTCATCATCCCCTAATTATTAATGCAATTACCGGTGGAGCGGATGATGTTGCCGAAATTAATAAATCAATTGCAAAATTTGCCCATTTGACAAATACGGCAATGGCTGTTGGTTCTCAATATGCTGCTTTAGAGTATACAGATGTAAAATATTCTTATAAAGTTGTGCGCGAAAATAATCCTCACGGTACAATTTTTGCGAATTTGGGTGCTTATGCAACTCCTGAGGAGGCTCAATTAGCAGTAGAAATGATAGATGCCCAAGGAATACAGATACATTTAAATGTAGCCCAGGAAATTGTAATGAAAGAAGGCGACCGAGACTTTTCAGGATATTTATCTAATATTTCGAGAATCGTTGATAAGGTAAAGGTTCCTGTAATTGTCAAAGAAGTAGGGTGTGGCATTGCGAGAGAACAGGCTATGTTATTAGCCGATACAGGTATACGCGCAATTGACGTGGGTGGTACTGGCGGGACTAATTTTATAGCAATTGAAGCTGCTCGTAGTCAAGCAACTATCAATCCTGATATCTTATCTTGGGGAATCCCTACAGTAATAAGTGCAGTTGAAACAAAATCAGTTCTTCCTACACAGGTGGATATGATGGTATCTGGTGGAGTAAGATCCGCTTTAGATGTAGTAAAATCTCTTGCTTTAGGAGGTATTGCTACAGGAATGGCAACACCTATCATTAGGATGTTGTGTGAAAAAGACATTGATTACGCAGTGAAATGGTTTCAAAACTTTCTATATGAAATACAGAGCTACATGCTGTTCTTAGGAGCTAGCAGTATTAGAACATTAGCAGAAACACCTATAGTCATTACTGGACATAGTAAGGATTGGCTAACAGCTAGAGGAATTGATATAACGAATTATGCTACTTATAAAAAGCATGGCTGA
- a CDS encoding 1-acyl-sn-glycerol-3-phosphate acyltransferase: MYNVVRVFLHYFFKVIFRCKIIGADNIPSHGGAIIAANHVSLFDPPVVGTAFARPIHFMAKEELFAKPVLKWIFTKLKAFPVRRATADRTAIRHAITLLNNGELLGLFPEGTRSKTGKLGKPETGLAMIALKSGAPVVPAAIIGTNKVWKDGLLLPRFIVKFGNPITVEQGKADKEAMENLSNRIMQEISHLLEER; encoded by the coding sequence TTGTATAACGTAGTTAGGGTCTTTTTACATTATTTTTTTAAGGTTATTTTTCGTTGTAAAATTATTGGAGCCGATAATATACCCTCCCATGGTGGTGCAATTATAGCTGCTAATCATGTGAGTCTGTTTGATCCCCCTGTAGTTGGAACTGCTTTCGCTAGACCTATTCATTTTATGGCCAAAGAGGAATTATTCGCAAAACCAGTTTTAAAATGGATTTTCACAAAGTTGAAAGCCTTTCCTGTGCGTCGTGCTACAGCTGATCGGACTGCCATTCGTCATGCGATTACTTTACTAAATAATGGTGAGCTACTCGGCCTTTTTCCAGAAGGTACACGTAGCAAGACGGGAAAACTAGGTAAACCAGAAACAGGCTTGGCTATGATTGCTTTAAAGTCTGGAGCCCCAGTAGTGCCTGCCGCAATAATTGGTACTAATAAGGTCTGGAAAGATGGACTTCTATTACCGCGTTTTATAGTTAAGTTCGGTAATCCGATCACTGTTGAACAGGGAAAAGCTGATAAAGAAGCAATGGAAAACCTTAGTAATAGAATAATGCAAGAGATTTCTCATTTATTAGAAGAAAGATAA
- a CDS encoding cob(I)yrinic acid a,c-diamide adenosyltransferase — MTNLGLIQVYTGNGKGKTTASLGLAFRACGHGLKVCMIQFMKNSTEYGEVKISNYLPGFKLIQVGRNDFVDLENPEDIDKKLAQDGWEVAKSILMSSEFDIIILDEINVAMACKLLNVNKVIDFLTRDCDSLEKRPEIILTGRYAPPEIIAVAHLVTEMQEIRHNYSEGIEARQGIEF, encoded by the coding sequence ATGACTAATTTGGGATTGATTCAAGTATATACTGGCAATGGCAAGGGGAAAACTACTGCTAGCTTAGGTTTAGCATTTAGAGCATGTGGACATGGTTTAAAAGTATGTATGATCCAATTTATGAAAAATAGTACAGAGTATGGTGAAGTAAAAATCAGTAACTATTTACCTGGGTTTAAATTAATTCAAGTTGGGCGCAATGATTTCGTAGATTTGGAAAATCCAGAGGATATTGATAAAAAATTAGCACAGGATGGATGGGAGGTAGCAAAGTCAATCCTAATGTCTAGTGAGTTTGATATTATTATTCTTGATGAAATTAATGTAGCCATGGCTTGTAAATTACTCAATGTGAACAAAGTTATCGATTTCTTAACAAGAGATTGTGACTCATTAGAAAAACGTCCAGAAATAATATTAACTGGTAGATACGCTCCACCGGAAATTATTGCCGTTGCCCATCTAGTAACTGAGATGCAAGAAATTCGACACAATTATTCCGAGGGAATAGAAGCGCGTCAAGGAATCGAATTTTAA
- the der gene encoding ribosome biogenesis GTPase Der produces the protein MSKPILAIVGRPNVGKSTLFNYIGQKRVSIVEDIPGVTRDRIYLDAEWLGREFTMIDTGGIEIESSDKILTAMRYQAKLAIDEADAILFIVDGKVGLTSADEEVAIILRNTRKPVILAVNKVDNMNKANEIYEFYNLGLGDPIAISAANALNIGDLLDEIVKRLPNEEIQEEDNEKIRVAVIGRPNVGKSSLVNRLVGEERVIVSDVAGTTRDAIDTHFTKDDTSFVLIDTAGMRRKAKVELPVERYSVMRALRAVDRSDVVLIVIDAVDGVTEQDKKIAGYAHDAGKASVIVVNKWDLLEKDGKTSLRYTETIRTELAFMQYAPVLFISALTNQRVPRVTELIKFVAEQHTMRVATSVLNQVVEDAVSINPPPSQYGRRLKIYFTTQPNVKPPTFVFFVNEPDIMHFSYLRFLENRLRESFGFEGTPLKLVVRGRKEEE, from the coding sequence ATGAGCAAACCAATTCTAGCCATAGTTGGGCGACCTAATGTTGGTAAATCCACTTTATTTAATTATATAGGACAAAAAAGAGTGTCAATCGTTGAGGATATCCCTGGCGTTACTCGTGATCGTATTTACTTAGATGCTGAGTGGCTTGGTCGTGAATTTACTATGATTGATACAGGTGGTATTGAAATAGAGTCTAGCGACAAAATTTTGACTGCTATGAGATATCAGGCAAAATTAGCAATTGACGAAGCAGATGCCATTTTATTCATTGTAGATGGTAAGGTAGGTTTAACCTCTGCCGACGAAGAGGTCGCTATTATTTTGCGTAATACGCGTAAACCTGTTATATTGGCCGTTAATAAAGTTGATAATATGAACAAGGCAAATGAAATTTATGAATTTTATAATTTAGGTCTTGGTGACCCCATTGCAATTTCTGCGGCAAATGCCTTAAATATTGGTGATTTGCTCGATGAGATTGTTAAACGTTTACCAAATGAAGAAATTCAAGAAGAAGATAATGAGAAAATTAGAGTTGCGGTGATTGGCCGCCCTAATGTAGGAAAATCTTCTTTAGTGAATCGACTAGTTGGTGAAGAACGGGTTATTGTAAGTGATGTAGCAGGCACTACTCGTGATGCTATTGATACTCACTTTACGAAAGATGATACATCCTTTGTGTTAATAGATACTGCTGGAATGCGACGCAAGGCTAAGGTTGAGCTTCCCGTTGAACGCTATAGCGTTATGCGAGCATTACGGGCTGTAGACCGTTCAGATGTAGTTTTGATCGTTATTGATGCAGTAGATGGAGTTACAGAACAGGATAAAAAAATAGCAGGTTATGCTCACGATGCAGGTAAAGCCTCTGTTATCGTTGTAAATAAGTGGGACTTATTAGAGAAAGATGGGAAAACTTCTTTACGGTATACAGAAACGATTCGTACTGAATTAGCCTTTATGCAGTATGCGCCAGTTCTTTTTATCTCAGCCCTTACTAACCAACGGGTACCACGGGTAACCGAATTAATAAAATTCGTAGCAGAACAGCATACCATGCGTGTAGCTACCAGCGTCTTAAATCAAGTTGTAGAAGATGCAGTATCTATTAATCCACCACCCTCACAATATGGTAGGCGCCTAAAAATTTACTTTACTACGCAGCCGAATGTTAAACCACCTACTTTTGTTTTCTTCGTAAATGAACCAGATATTATGCATTTTTCCTACTTGCGTTTTTTAGAAAATAGATTAAGAGAAAGTTTTGGCTTCGAAGGAACCCCTTTAAAGCTAGTCGTTCGTGGACGTAAAGAAGAAGAATAA
- a CDS encoding bifunctional 4-hydroxy-3-methylbut-2-enyl diphosphate reductase/30S ribosomal protein S1, whose protein sequence is MKIFTAEHLGFCYGVKRAVAMAQECVGMEGEIHTLGPIIHNPQVVKRLSDQGIEVINDLSLVKDKSTVIIRSHGIGPNVYAKAESKNLQIIDATCPHVKKAQQSAHELFQAGYTVVVIGEKHHPEVKSIVEWSNNKAVVVESVVEALEVPNTLKIGVVAQTTFAGELFQRIVTILQEKCEELKICRTICTATDLRQQSALDIASKVDLMLIIGGKNSANTSRLAQLCRDEGSLVYHIETAAELIIQDFYGVETVGITAGASTPDWLIEEVYKKMQDFNEILNSGIKKLEQGSIVKGKIVGIRKDEVFVDIGYKGEGSISLAELAYPFPENAAEVVSDGQVIDVFVLDADPADGVIKLSKVKADAIVGWDILEQAFHDKTTLDAKVLEVVNGGLKVSVLGINGFIPASQVDLRFTEDLSAFLNQTLTLVPIEVDKAKKRVVLSRKILLEEQRRLKEEETIATLAVGQIIEGTVRRIVDFGVFVDIGGIDGLVHISDLSWHRINKPQEIVALGDQVKVLILKIDREAKRISLSLKQVGRDPWLDLIEQFSIGAIVKGKVSNISKFGAFVEIVPGVEGLVHLSELSDERVNKVEEIVSLEQEVSVKILEIDKSSKRISLSISKAQQDADRVEYQSYLDKNEGTGLTIGDKLGHLFKKLE, encoded by the coding sequence ATGAAAATATTCACGGCCGAACACCTAGGCTTTTGTTATGGTGTTAAACGTGCAGTGGCAATGGCTCAGGAGTGTGTCGGCATGGAAGGTGAGATACATACGTTGGGGCCTATCATTCATAACCCTCAAGTGGTTAAACGTTTATCAGATCAAGGAATTGAGGTAATTAATGATTTATCCTTAGTAAAGGATAAGAGTACAGTTATTATTCGTTCTCATGGTATTGGTCCAAATGTATACGCAAAAGCTGAGTCAAAAAATTTACAAATTATTGATGCTACTTGTCCCCATGTAAAAAAAGCACAGCAATCAGCTCATGAATTATTCCAGGCTGGTTATACTGTGGTAGTAATTGGTGAAAAGCATCATCCAGAAGTGAAAAGTATCGTTGAGTGGTCAAATAATAAAGCTGTAGTGGTAGAATCAGTTGTTGAAGCGCTGGAAGTACCTAATACACTTAAAATAGGTGTCGTGGCACAGACTACTTTTGCAGGAGAATTATTTCAAAGGATTGTTACTATATTACAAGAAAAATGTGAAGAATTGAAAATCTGCCGGACAATCTGTACAGCTACTGATCTTAGACAACAGTCAGCACTTGATATAGCGAGTAAAGTTGACTTGATGTTAATCATTGGAGGTAAAAATAGTGCAAATACATCAAGGTTAGCCCAATTATGTCGTGATGAAGGGAGCCTTGTCTATCACATCGAGACGGCCGCCGAACTTATTATACAAGATTTTTATGGGGTGGAGACAGTTGGTATTACTGCTGGAGCATCTACACCAGATTGGTTAATAGAGGAGGTTTATAAAAAAATGCAAGATTTTAATGAAATTTTAAATTCGGGGATCAAGAAGCTTGAGCAAGGTAGTATTGTAAAAGGTAAAATTGTAGGCATTCGTAAAGATGAAGTTTTTGTAGATATCGGTTACAAAGGAGAAGGAAGCATTTCTCTAGCCGAGCTAGCCTATCCGTTTCCGGAAAATGCTGCAGAAGTAGTCAGTGATGGGCAAGTTATTGACGTTTTTGTATTAGATGCAGATCCTGCTGATGGAGTGATAAAATTATCGAAGGTAAAAGCGGATGCAATTGTTGGTTGGGATATATTAGAGCAGGCATTTCATGATAAAACAACACTCGATGCCAAAGTACTAGAAGTTGTTAATGGGGGGTTAAAAGTATCCGTTTTAGGTATAAATGGTTTTATTCCGGCTTCTCAGGTAGATCTTCGTTTCACAGAAGACTTATCCGCCTTTTTAAATCAAACGTTAACGCTTGTTCCTATTGAAGTCGATAAAGCAAAAAAACGTGTTGTATTATCTCGTAAAATCTTATTAGAAGAACAACGCCGTCTGAAAGAAGAAGAAACGATTGCAACCTTAGCTGTTGGCCAAATTATAGAAGGTACAGTACGACGTATTGTTGATTTTGGTGTTTTTGTTGATATTGGTGGAATCGATGGACTAGTACATATTTCTGATTTGTCATGGCATCGTATCAACAAACCTCAAGAAATTGTAGCGTTAGGAGATCAAGTCAAAGTACTCATCTTAAAAATCGATCGTGAGGCAAAAAGAATTTCTCTTAGTTTAAAACAGGTAGGACGTGATCCTTGGTTAGATTTAATAGAACAATTTTCTATAGGTGCCATCGTAAAGGGCAAAGTTAGTAATATATCAAAATTTGGAGCTTTTGTAGAAATCGTTCCAGGTGTTGAAGGCTTAGTGCACTTATCAGAATTGTCGGATGAGAGAGTAAATAAAGTTGAGGAAATAGTAAGTCTTGAACAGGAAGTGTCTGTAAAAATATTGGAGATCGACAAATCTAGTAAACGTATTTCTCTAAGCATTAGTAAAGCACAGCAGGATGCAGATCGAGTAGAATATCAATCTTATTTAGATAAGAACGAAGGTACAGGTTTAACAATTGGAGATAAACTTGGGCACCTATTTAAAAAACTAGAATAG
- a CDS encoding DUF1614 domain-containing protein, translating to MNMPIGMIMLLVVGVLVYFGVAHRILDRMRLTDKQALLFILAVIAGSFIDIPLMRTPVDVSINVGGALLPALLSIWLIFKADETAERVRAILAAILVAAAVSLGSRYLPYEPENMFLDPKIIYGVSAGLIAYLAGRSRRSAFVGGALGIVLSDIVHLVTLMRLGIAGTTNIGGAGAFDVVLIAGIVAVMVAELVGETREKMQGGPELGRYRPEGLYEFSKELSHTNQKNKPTSNQTDPVDDTKQKDRGEGND from the coding sequence ATGAATATGCCAATAGGAATGATTATGCTATTGGTGGTTGGAGTTTTGGTTTATTTTGGCGTGGCTCATCGAATCCTGGATAGAATGCGTTTAACAGATAAGCAGGCTTTACTTTTTATTCTGGCTGTAATTGCGGGAAGTTTTATTGATATTCCTCTTATGCGTACACCCGTAGATGTAAGCATAAATGTTGGAGGAGCTTTGTTACCAGCATTACTATCTATTTGGCTGATTTTTAAGGCAGATGAAACAGCTGAAAGGGTGCGTGCAATCTTAGCTGCTATTTTGGTAGCCGCAGCTGTATCCTTAGGTTCTCGCTATTTGCCATATGAACCAGAAAATATGTTTTTAGATCCTAAAATTATATACGGCGTTTCGGCGGGTCTAATTGCTTATTTAGCTGGGCGCTCGAGGCGCAGTGCTTTCGTTGGTGGAGCTCTAGGCATTGTATTAAGCGATATTGTGCATTTAGTTACCCTTATGAGGCTAGGGATTGCTGGAACAACAAATATTGGCGGTGCAGGTGCTTTTGATGTAGTGTTAATTGCCGGAATTGTAGCAGTTATGGTAGCGGAATTAGTTGGCGAAACACGAGAGAAAATGCAAGGCGGCCCAGAACTTGGTAGGTACCGCCCAGAGGGACTATACGAATTCAGTAAAGAACTTTCCCATACTAATCAGAAAAATAAACCAACTAGCAATCAAACTGACCCAGTTGACGACACGAAGCAAAAAGATAGAGGTGAGGGAAATGACTAA
- the plsY gene encoding glycerol-3-phosphate 1-O-acyltransferase PlsY gives MDYLLIAILGYLIGSIPNGLLIGKKLYNVDLRQFGSKNIGATNAFRTLGLWPALWVFLTDALKGVIAVYLGSILVGTPTALLTGGIAAIVGHNWSILLNFTGGRGVATGLGVIAVLVPKITVVIFLLWAIIVYITRYVSLASIVSAVLVPILMWFSGEQIEFFYFGIIAALFVVGRHKTNIERLLKGTELKIKVGNRLVDSKEK, from the coding sequence ATGGATTATTTACTCATCGCTATACTCGGGTATTTGATCGGCTCTATTCCTAATGGTCTACTTATTGGGAAAAAGCTATATAATGTAGACTTACGTCAATTCGGTAGTAAAAATATTGGAGCAACGAATGCCTTTCGTACCCTGGGATTATGGCCTGCTTTATGGGTATTTCTTACTGATGCATTAAAAGGGGTTATTGCAGTTTATTTAGGTAGCATTTTGGTAGGTACGCCGACAGCGTTATTAACAGGCGGAATTGCTGCTATCGTTGGCCATAACTGGTCAATATTATTGAATTTTACAGGTGGGCGTGGCGTTGCTACTGGTTTAGGTGTCATCGCTGTCTTAGTACCTAAAATTACAGTAGTGATTTTCCTACTATGGGCTATTATTGTTTATATTACTCGTTATGTATCTCTTGCTTCGATTGTTTCAGCAGTGCTGGTACCTATTTTAATGTGGTTTTCTGGTGAACAAATTGAATTTTTTTATTTTGGTATTATTGCTGCCTTATTTGTTGTTGGTAGGCACAAAACTAACATTGAAAGATTACTGAAGGGCACAGAGTTGAAAATAAAAGTAGGAAACAGATTAGTTGATTCAAAAGAAAAATAA
- the spoIIP gene encoding stage II sporulation protein P, producing the protein MTKLRGAVIVLLLLCSMTIQGYTHERSDGGYFSIVDESGTVVYITGWGVRVGDEFLTEKNKRYEVISIEGDIAHSKLIGDVNLSKYGQSEDNPLVSLLKPSITWAQGSGKVAVYHTHSDESYTPTDGKDSILGAGGIYKVGDSFTSALQSKGLEVFHSDAKHDPHDDMAYERSRRTVTDLLKKQPDAIFDIHRDAAPPEVYKANIDGKDVTKLQLVVGKYGPTGKQIEDYALQIKAASDTQHPGLIKGIFFAKGGDYNQDLHPRSMLLEVGSDKNDRQSAERGVALFADVVPTILGKTAATPNNVAGQAGLGTTEAGPSGASKSMGWIVGALIIGVIAFLFLSTGSMKEAKGKLKQFTTTEFANFFGPKIKQKKEIDKENNKKDED; encoded by the coding sequence ATGACTAAACTGCGGGGGGCAGTTATAGTACTACTTTTATTATGCAGTATGACTATACAAGGGTATACACATGAGCGAAGTGATGGTGGATATTTTTCTATCGTGGATGAGAGTGGCACCGTGGTCTATATAACTGGTTGGGGAGTACGAGTGGGTGATGAGTTCCTTACTGAAAAAAATAAGCGCTATGAAGTTATTAGTATAGAAGGTGATATAGCCCATAGCAAATTAATAGGTGATGTCAATTTAAGTAAATATGGGCAATCAGAAGACAATCCACTCGTAAGTTTATTAAAACCTAGTATCACATGGGCTCAAGGAAGTGGTAAAGTAGCTGTTTACCATACTCATTCTGATGAGTCTTATACTCCTACAGATGGCAAGGATAGTATTCTCGGAGCTGGTGGCATCTATAAGGTGGGAGACAGTTTTACCAGTGCCCTTCAGTCCAAGGGATTGGAAGTGTTTCACTCCGATGCAAAACATGATCCACATGATGATATGGCTTATGAACGTTCACGACGAACTGTAACAGATCTATTAAAAAAACAACCTGATGCTATTTTCGACATTCACCGAGATGCCGCACCTCCAGAAGTATATAAGGCTAACATTGATGGTAAGGATGTTACTAAATTACAGTTAGTTGTTGGTAAATATGGACCAACGGGTAAACAAATTGAGGATTATGCCTTGCAAATTAAAGCTGCCTCAGATACGCAGCATCCTGGTTTAATAAAGGGTATCTTTTTTGCTAAAGGCGGCGATTATAATCAAGATTTGCACCCACGGTCGATGCTGCTTGAAGTTGGCTCAGACAAAAATGATCGGCAATCGGCAGAAAGAGGTGTTGCTTTGTTTGCTGATGTAGTGCCAACAATCTTAGGAAAAACAGCAGCAACACCAAATAATGTTGCCGGACAAGCAGGGCTAGGCACTACAGAGGCAGGTCCTTCTGGTGCAAGTAAATCAATGGGTTGGATCGTAGGAGCTTTGATTATTGGTGTAATCGCCTTCTTATTTTTAAGCACTGGTAGTATGAAAGAAGCAAAGGGAAAGCTTAAACAGTTTACAACAACTGAGTTTGCGAACTTTTTTGGACCAAAAATAAAACAAAAAAAAGAGATTGACAAGGAAAATAACAAAAAAGACGAAGATTAG